CGACGTGGACCTCGGTGGACTTCACCCGCGCGGTCACCGTCACCCCGACCTCGATGCCGAGCTGCTCCACCGACTCCCGGGTCACCAGGGAGACGACGCGGTGCGGACCCGACTGGACCTCCACCTGGGCGGCCACCTCGTCGAGCCGGACCCGGGTGACGATCCCGGCGAAGGAGTTCCGTACGGAGGTGGCGGGCGCGTGCGGCGGCGGCGGGTGCGGCCCGGCGGCCCGCTCCTTGGCGAAGCCGGCCAGCGCCGCCCCGTCGATGCTCCGGCACCCGTCCGGACCGCGCAGCGCGGGCAGCCGCCCCGCGTCCGCCCAGCGGCGGACGGTCTCGGGGCTCACGCACAGCAGGTCGGCGGCCTGCCCGATGGAGTACGACGGCACGCCCGCAGCTTAGGCCGTGCCGGGCCCCGGCGGCCGGGTCACGGCCGGGGCCTCCCGCCGCGCGGCCCCGTCACCGCCGGAGCAGGACGATCACCGGACCCCGCATCGTCAGCGGCACGTTGCCCAGGGCGTACGGCACGGTCGTCCCCAGGGCCGGGATCTGGCTGCGCGCCCGTTCCGTGAGCGCGCCGAGCGCGGCGGTGGTGGTCTGGGCCCCGGCGAGGGCGCCGAGCAGGACCGGCAGCGGCAGCCGCTGCACGAAGTGCGCGTAGAGGAACCCGGCCGGCAGCGGCAGCGTCGTGACGGCCTCGCCCCACAGCAGCAGCGGCCAGCCCGCCTACGCAGACCGGGCACGAAGCTGGGACCGGGTGTCGCCGAGCTCGATCCGGGTGTCGGGGTCGTGTTCGAGGATCTCGCCCGCGCGGCGCAGCCGGGTGATGTAGAGCCGCCGGCCGGCGGCCTTCTGCTCGGCCTCGAAGGAGCCGACGGTGCGGCCGGCGAAGCGCGGCACGTCCACGGCGTAGGCGCGCAGCACGTGCCGGTAGTAGCCCTCGCCCGCGTCGGGGTCCGGGTCGACGGCCTCCGGGTCGGCGGCGAGCACGGCGCTCTCGGCCCCCCGCCCCCGCTCCGCACGCCCGGCGGACCCGAACGGCGCCCGACCGCCGCGGCCTTCGCGGCGCGGGCCGGGGCGCGCGCCCCGGGCCGCGACGGACACCGGTAGGGGAACCATGGGGAAAAGTGCGCCGGGAAGCGCGAAGAGCCCCACCGCAAGCGGTGGGGCTCTTCAACGTATTGCCCGGTGAGAGCAATGGCGGAGGATACGAGATTCGAACTCGTGAGGGGTTGCCCCCAACACGCTTTCCAAGCGTGCGCCCTAGGCCACTAGGCGAATCCTCCGCGGCAAACAATACAAGACGTTGAGGGGTGCTCGCGAACGTGATCGTCCGGCCGCTTCGGGGACGGAGTCCGGGTCGATTCCGGGGCCCCGCATCCGCTAGGGTGGGGCCAGCCCCTCACGTGGCGCTATCTCACCCAACTCCCCCAGGGCCGGAAGGCAGCAAGGGTAAGTGGGCTCTGGCGGGTGCGTGGGGGGCGCTTTGCGTTCCGGGGCGGCCACCCCGGACGGCCCGCGCGCGGAGTCGCCGAAGCGGGCGGGGCGGTGCGGGGCGCGGAGCGCGTGGCGGCGGCGGGCCGCCGTTGTCGGCGGGCCCGGATAACCTCGTATACGTGTCGTCCCTTGCGCTGTACCGCCGCTATCGCCCCGAGTCGTTCGCCGAGGTCATCGGTCAGGAGCATGTCACTGCACCGCTGATGCAGGCCCTGCGGAACAACCGGGTCAACCACGCGTACCTGTTCAGCGGTCCGCGCGGCTGCGGGAAGACGACCAGCGCGCGCATCCTCGCCCGCTGCCTGAACTGCGAGCAGGGCCCCACCCCGACCCCGTGCGGGGAGTGCCAGTCCTGCCAGGACCTCGCGCGCAACGGGCCGGGCTCCATCGACGTCATCGAGATCGACGCCGCCTCGCACGGTGGTGTGGACGACGCCCGTGACCTGCGGGAGAAGGCCTTCTTCGGGCCCGCCTCCAGCCGCTACAAGATCTACATCATCGACGAGGCGCACATGGTCACCTCGGCGGGCTTCAACGCCCTGCTGAAGGTGGTCGAGGAGCCGCCGGAGCACCTCAAGTTCATCTTCGCCACCACCGAGCCGGAGAAGGTCATCGGGACCATCCGGTCCCGCACGCACCACTACCCCTTCCGCCTGGTCCCGCCCGGCACCCTGCGTGAGTACCTGGGCGAGGTCTGCGGCCGCGAGGGCGCCAAGGTCGAGGACGGGGTGCTGCCGCTCGTCGTGCGCGCCGGCGCCGGGTCCGTCCGCGACTCGATGTCCGTCATGGACCAGCTGCTGGCCGGCGCCGCCGACGACGGTGTGACGTACGCCATGGCCACCTCCCTGCTCGGCTACACGGACGGGTCGCTGCTCGACTCCGTCGTGGACGCCTTCGCCGCCGGGGACGGGGCCGCCGCCTTCGAGGTCGTCGACCGGGTGGTCGAGGGCGGAAACGACCCGCGCCGCTTCGTCGCCGACCTGCTGGAGCGGCTGCGCGACCTGGTGATCCTGGCCGCCGTGCCCGACGCCGGGGAGAAGGGCCTGATCGACGCCCCCGTCGACGTGGTGGAGCGGATGCAGGCCCAGGCCTCCGTCTTCGGGGCCGCCGAGCTGTCGCGCGCCGCCGACCTGGTCAACACCGGGCTCACCGAGATGCGCGGCGCCACCTCTCCCCGGCTCCAGCTGGAGCTCATCTGCGCCCGCGTGCTGCTGCCCGCCGCCTTCGACGACGAGCGCTCCCTCCAGGCCCGGCTCGACCGGCTGGAGCGCGGCGGCGCGGGCCTGGCCTTGGCCGCGGCCGCCGCGCCCGCCGTGCCGCAGCCCGCCATGGGGTACGTGCCCGGTCCCGAGGCCCACGCCATGGCCCCGGCCGGCCCCGGCGGAGGCCCCGCCGCGGCCCGCGCCGCCGCGCAGGCCGCCGAGCCCGAGGCCGCCCCCGCGCCGGTACGGGCCCCCGCACCGCCCGAGCCGGCCGCGCACCCGGCCCCCGCCGGGCCCCCCCACACCCACCCCGCGCCCGCCGCCCCGGCGGCCCCGGCCGGCCCCGCCCCCGGCGCCTGGCCCGGAGCCGCGCAGCCCGGCGGCGGTGCACCCGGTGCCTGGCCCGGAGCCGCCCCGCAGGCCGCGCCCGCCCAGGCCGCCCCCGCTCCCACCGCCGGCGCCTGGCCCAGCGCGGCCGCGCCCGGCCAGGGCGCGCCCGCGGCGCCCGCACCGGCCCCCGCCGCGCACGCCGCCGCCCCGGCCGCGGCGCCCGCGCCCTCCCCCGGCATGGCCGCCGGCGCCGGGCAGGTCCAGGCGATGTGGCCGTCCGTGCTGGAGGCCGTCAAGAACCGGCGCCGCTTCACCTGGATCCTGCTCAGCCAGAACGCCCAGGTCGCCGGTTTCGACGGCACCACCCTCCAGCTCGGCTTCCCCAACGCCGGAGCCCGCGACAACTTCGCCAGCAGTGGCAGCGAGGACGTCCTCAAGGCGGTGCTCGCCGAGCAGTTCCAGGTCAACTGGAAGATCGAGGCCGTGGTCGGCGGCGGCGGCCCCGCGCCCGCCGTCTCCTCGGCGTACGGTGCGCCGGCCGCCCCCGCGTACAGCCCGCCGCCCCCGCAGCAGGCCCAGGCCCCGCAGTACCCGCCGCAGGAGTCGCAGCCCGCCCGGCAGTCGCCGCAGCAGCCCCCGCAGCACCAGCAGTCGGCTTCCGCCCCGCAACCTCCCGTACGCCAGGCGCCCCCGCCGGTGTCGCCCGAGGACGACGTCCCGGAGGAGGACGATCCCGACCTCGTCGACAGCGCGCTGACGGGCCACGACCTCATCGTGCGCGAGCTCGGAGCGACGGTTGTGGAGGAATACACGAACGAGTAGGGCACCGTACTTGGGTGGCCGCACGAATCCGGCTGCGCCGTCCGGGCTAGGCTGAGCAGCGTGAAGGTCCTCGTCATCGGCGGCGGCGCCCGCGAACACGCCCTGTGCCGCTCTCTGTCCCTCGACCCCGACGTCTCCGCGCTCTACTGCGCTCCCGGCAACGCCGGGATCGCCGAGGTGGCCGAGCTGCGCCCGGTCGACGCCCTCAACGGCACCGCCGTGGCCCGGCTGGCCGCCGAACTCGGCGCCGGCCTCGTCGTCGTCGGCCCGGAGGCGCCGCTGGTCGCCGGCGTCGCCGACAGCGTCCGCGCGGCCGGCATCCCCTGCTTCGGCCCGTCCGCGGCGGCGGCCCAGCTGGAGGGCTCCAAGGCCTTCGCCAAGGACGTGATGGCCGCCGCCGGCGTCCCGACCGCCCGCAGCTACGTGTGCACCACCCCCGAGGAGGTGGACGCGGCCCTCGACGCCTTCGGCGCCCCGTACGTGGTCAAGGACGACGGCCTCGCCGCCGGCAAGGGCGTCGTGGTCACCGAGGACCGGGCCGCCGCCCGCGCGCACGCCCTGGCCTGCGGCCGGGTCGTCATCGAGGAGTACCTCGACGGCCCCGAGGTCTCCCTCTTCGCCATCACCGACGGGGTCACCGTCCTGCCGTTGCAGCCCGCACAGGACTTCAAGCGCGCGCTCGACGGCGACGCCGGCCCCAACACCGGCGGCATGGGGGCGTACTCCCCGCTGCCCTGGGCCGACCCCAAGCTGGTCGACGAGGTCATGGAGCTCGTCCTGCAGCCCACCGTCGACGAGCTGCGCCACCGCGGCACCCCCTTCTCCGGCCTGCTCTACGCCGGCCTGGCCATCACCGGCCGCGGCACCCGGGTCATCGAGTTCAACGCCCGCTTCGGCGACCCCGAGACCCAGGTCGTGCTGGCCCGGCTGCGCACCCCGCTCGCGAGCGTGCTGCTGAACGCCGCCAAGGGCACCCTGGACGCCGAGCCCCCGCTCAGCTGGCGCGACGAGGCCGCCGTCACGGTGGTCATCGCCTCCCGCGACTACCCCGAGACCCCGCGCACCGGGGACCCGATCGAGGGCCTGGCCGAGGTGGCCGAGCAGGACGCGCCCGACGCGTACGTGCTGCACGCCGGGACCGCGCGCGACGGCGACCGGGTGGTCAGCGCGGGCGGCCGCGTGCTGTCGGTGACGGCGACCGGTTCTGATCTGGTGCAGGCCCGGGAGAGGGCGTATAAGGCGGTGGCGCGGATCCGGCTCGACGGTGCGCAGCACCGCACGGACATCGCCGCCAAGGCGGCCGAAGGCCGCTGAGCGGCGACGAAGTGAACCCGCGGGTCCGGTGCGCAGGAGGTGCGCCCGGGCCCGCAGGCGTGTCCGCGGACGATTGCATCCGGCCGCGTTCGAACGCACCCAGCTTTACCCAAAGCCATTCCATCGGGTGATCGTCACCCGGACTGCCTGACGGCCGCCCGCACCCCAACTAGGGTGCGGCGCAAGCATTCCGGCACTTGGCCCACCGGCATTGCGGTGTCGGTGGCGGGTGTCACAGTGGGGGAGTGAGCAAAGCCGCCGCAGGGCAGAGGGGGTGAGGTCCGGCCGTGTCCGGAACCGGTTCGATCATGGAAGTGGGCGTGCCGTCCGCGCGTTCCCGCGCCTTGGCCGTGCTGCGCGTACGCAGCAGGGCCCTGGCCGCCGTACTGCTGCCCGCCGCCGTCGCGGTGGTGCTGGTGGCGGCCCGGGCGACCGGCCGCCTGGCCGCCGATCCCTGGCCCGCGGTGACCCTCGCCGTCTGCGCGGCCGCCGCGCTCGTCCTGCTCGTCGGCGCGGCCTTCGGCGCGGTCGTGCTCCGGGCGAGCCCGGCCGTGACCCCGACCGTGCCGCTGTCGGAGGCCGCCGCCCCCGACCTCTACCGGCTCGTACGGGACCTGGCCGACCGGATGGACGTCCCGGCCCCGTCCGCGATAGCCCTGACCCCGGACTGCGACAGCTGGCTGGAGGACCGCACGCACGCCGCGCACCGCCGCGGCGGTGCGACGACCGGGCCCGAGACCGTGCCCGGCGCCGCTCCCGTGCTGGTCATCGGCTCGCCGTTCCTGTGGTGGATGCGCGTGGCGGAGCTGCGGGCCGTGCTGGCCCCGGTCGTCGCCGGCACGGGACCTTCCGCGCACCCCGACATAGCCGACGCCCGGGGGTTCGTCCGGGGCCTGGACGCCGCCGTGGACGTGGGCGGCCGGCCCGGCCTGGGCTGGATCGCCGTGCCCGCGCGGCTGCTGCTGCGGCTGTGCCGGGTGGACGCCGCCGAGATGGAGCGCGGGGTGGCCGCGGCCGCCTCCGATCGTGCACAGGGTGTGGACTACGGGCTGCGCATCGTCGCCCAGGAGCAGGTCGGCCTCGCCTACGCGGGCTGGGACCGGCTGCTGACCCGGGTCGCGCTGCCCGCCTGGCGGATGGGCCGCTGGCCGGCGCACCTGGACGCGGGGGTCGTCTCCGCGCTGACCGAGCTGTCCCGCCGCGACCGGCTGGCGGAGGGCTTCACGTCACGGCTCGGCGAGCGGCCCGCCTGCGACCTGCTGGACTCGCCCGGGGCGATCGACGAGGCGACCTCCCTGCTGGCCGCCCGGCTCTTCCACGGCGGTCCCGCCGAGTCCGGGCCCGACTGGTCCCCGGTGGACTGGACGGCGTACCCGGAGGAGGTCGTGGACCGCAAGTGGCGCACGGAGGCGG
Above is a window of Streptomyces subrutilus DNA encoding:
- a CDS encoding TOBE domain-containing protein, which produces MPSYSIGQAADLLCVSPETVRRWADAGRLPALRGPDGCRSIDGAALAGFAKERAAGPHPPPPHAPATSVRNSFAGIVTRVRLDEVAAQVEVQSGPHRVVSLVTRESVEQLGIEVGVTVTARVKSTEVHVDLG
- a CDS encoding DNA polymerase III subunit gamma and tau, which gives rise to MSSLALYRRYRPESFAEVIGQEHVTAPLMQALRNNRVNHAYLFSGPRGCGKTTSARILARCLNCEQGPTPTPCGECQSCQDLARNGPGSIDVIEIDAASHGGVDDARDLREKAFFGPASSRYKIYIIDEAHMVTSAGFNALLKVVEEPPEHLKFIFATTEPEKVIGTIRSRTHHYPFRLVPPGTLREYLGEVCGREGAKVEDGVLPLVVRAGAGSVRDSMSVMDQLLAGAADDGVTYAMATSLLGYTDGSLLDSVVDAFAAGDGAAAFEVVDRVVEGGNDPRRFVADLLERLRDLVILAAVPDAGEKGLIDAPVDVVERMQAQASVFGAAELSRAADLVNTGLTEMRGATSPRLQLELICARVLLPAAFDDERSLQARLDRLERGGAGLALAAAAAPAVPQPAMGYVPGPEAHAMAPAGPGGGPAAARAAAQAAEPEAAPAPVRAPAPPEPAAHPAPAGPPHTHPAPAAPAAPAGPAPGAWPGAAQPGGGAPGAWPGAAPQAAPAQAAPAPTAGAWPSAAAPGQGAPAAPAPAPAAHAAAPAAAPAPSPGMAAGAGQVQAMWPSVLEAVKNRRRFTWILLSQNAQVAGFDGTTLQLGFPNAGARDNFASSGSEDVLKAVLAEQFQVNWKIEAVVGGGGPAPAVSSAYGAPAAPAYSPPPPQQAQAPQYPPQESQPARQSPQQPPQHQQSASAPQPPVRQAPPPVSPEDDVPEEDDPDLVDSALTGHDLIVRELGATVVEEYTNE
- the purD gene encoding phosphoribosylamine--glycine ligase, producing MKVLVIGGGAREHALCRSLSLDPDVSALYCAPGNAGIAEVAELRPVDALNGTAVARLAAELGAGLVVVGPEAPLVAGVADSVRAAGIPCFGPSAAAAQLEGSKAFAKDVMAAAGVPTARSYVCTTPEEVDAALDAFGAPYVVKDDGLAAGKGVVVTEDRAAARAHALACGRVVIEEYLDGPEVSLFAITDGVTVLPLQPAQDFKRALDGDAGPNTGGMGAYSPLPWADPKLVDEVMELVLQPTVDELRHRGTPFSGLLYAGLAITGRGTRVIEFNARFGDPETQVVLARLRTPLASVLLNAAKGTLDAEPPLSWRDEAAVTVVIASRDYPETPRTGDPIEGLAEVAEQDAPDAYVLHAGTARDGDRVVSAGGRVLSVTATGSDLVQARERAYKAVARIRLDGAQHRTDIAAKAAEGR